A stretch of the Archangium violaceum genome encodes the following:
- a CDS encoding adenosylcobinamide-GDP ribazoletransferase, with the protein MQLPPVLRGARAAFAFYTRIPVGGFPYSPADWQWASGWFPLVGACLGGLLALVWLAVERAGPFAAAALVVGMGMLLTGAFHEDGLADTADALGGAYERARLFEILKDSRIGSFGAAALVVVLVLRIALLARLQAIAPLALVLTGCLARTPPIWLMVALPYVTSNTTSRSQNVARITGAQAMLATACPIVMMGAFLWTGWLETTTAWALLAAAGLTALVCGWRFWVRAGGITGDFLGATQQIAECSLLLVLALTRGDAA; encoded by the coding sequence ATGCAACTTCCTCCCGTGCTGCGGGGGGCCCGCGCGGCCTTTGCCTTCTACACCCGCATTCCCGTCGGAGGTTTTCCCTACAGCCCGGCCGACTGGCAGTGGGCCTCGGGGTGGTTTCCGCTGGTGGGAGCCTGCCTCGGTGGGCTGCTGGCGCTGGTGTGGCTGGCCGTCGAGCGCGCGGGACCGTTCGCCGCCGCCGCGCTGGTGGTGGGCATGGGGATGCTGCTCACGGGGGCATTCCACGAAGACGGGCTGGCCGACACCGCGGACGCGCTCGGTGGGGCGTACGAGCGTGCGCGCCTCTTCGAGATCCTCAAGGACAGTCGCATCGGCTCCTTCGGCGCGGCGGCGCTGGTCGTAGTACTGGTGCTACGCATCGCGCTGCTCGCGCGACTCCAGGCGATCGCGCCCCTGGCCCTCGTGCTCACCGGGTGCCTGGCACGAACCCCGCCCATCTGGCTGATGGTCGCCCTCCCCTACGTGACGAGCAATACGACCTCACGCAGCCAGAACGTGGCACGCATCACCGGCGCCCAGGCGATGCTGGCCACGGCCTGCCCCATCGTGATGATGGGCGCGTTCCTCTGGACGGGCTGGCTGGAGACGACCACGGCGTGGGCGCTCCTGGCGGCGGCCGGCCTCACGGCGCTCGTGTGTGGCTGGCGCTTCTGGGTGCGCGCTGGAGGCATCACGGGAGACTTCCTTGGAGCCACGCAACAGATAGCGGAATGCAGCCTCCTGCTCGTCCTGGCGCTGACACGCGGCGACGCGGCCTGA
- the cobT gene encoding nicotinate-nucleotide--dimethylbenzimidazole phosphoribosyltransferase, with product MNGRTSASWIIPAPDQVAADRAHERQSRLTKPPGSLGVLEEVAVKLAALQGTPLPRSRPAAALLFAADHAVTRHGVSPYPSAVTAAMVENFLRGGAASSVLCRQLGVPLRVVDVGVLRPPARPPDEGVSFRRDPVADEPGGDLRVEDAMSEATFRRALAAGAEEVDQLPDDVRLVMLGEMGIGNTTAAAAVAALLLGSKAEEMVGRGTGVDNAGLARKVEVVGDAVRRLEGAGPERAVQSAGGRDIAALVGAAARAIERRKAVLVDGFIVSVAMLALERMAPGAREWMLFAHRSAEAGHRHVLEALGARPMLDLGLRLGEGSGALTALPLVDAACALHAGMATFEEAGVPDRGQG from the coding sequence GTGAACGGACGGACGAGCGCGAGTTGGATCATTCCGGCACCGGACCAGGTGGCGGCGGACCGTGCGCATGAAAGGCAGTCGCGCCTCACCAAGCCTCCGGGGAGCCTGGGAGTACTGGAGGAGGTCGCGGTGAAGCTGGCCGCCCTGCAAGGCACGCCGCTGCCCCGGAGCCGGCCCGCGGCGGCCCTGCTCTTCGCGGCGGATCATGCCGTCACCCGCCACGGAGTCTCGCCCTACCCTTCGGCCGTCACCGCGGCCATGGTGGAGAACTTCCTGCGGGGGGGGGCGGCCTCCAGCGTCCTGTGCCGACAACTGGGCGTACCGCTGCGTGTGGTGGACGTGGGCGTGCTGCGACCGCCCGCGCGACCCCCTGACGAGGGTGTCTCCTTCCGGCGCGACCCGGTGGCGGACGAGCCGGGGGGAGACCTGCGGGTGGAGGACGCGATGAGCGAGGCCACCTTCCGGCGTGCGCTGGCGGCGGGGGCCGAGGAGGTGGACCAACTCCCGGACGACGTGCGCCTCGTCATGCTGGGAGAGATGGGCATCGGCAACACGACCGCGGCGGCGGCGGTGGCGGCCCTGCTCCTCGGGAGCAAGGCGGAGGAGATGGTGGGCCGGGGCACGGGGGTGGACAACGCGGGCCTCGCGCGCAAGGTGGAGGTGGTGGGTGACGCGGTGCGGCGGCTCGAGGGTGCTGGCCCCGAGCGCGCCGTTCAATCCGCGGGAGGAAGGGACATCGCGGCCCTGGTGGGGGCGGCGGCACGAGCCATCGAGCGACGCAAGGCGGTGCTGGTGGACGGCTTCATCGTCTCGGTGGCCATGCTGGCGCTGGAGCGGATGGCACCGGGCGCGAGGGAGTGGATGCTGTTCGCCCACCGCTCGGCCGAGGCGGGCCACCGGCACGTCCTGGAGGCACTCGGCGCGAGGCCGATGCTCGACCTGGGGCTGCGACTGGGCGAAGGCAGTGGCGCGCTGACGGCGCTGCCGCTGGTGGACGCCGCGTGCGCACTGCATGCGGGCATGGCCACCTTCGAGGAAGCCGGAGTCCCGGACCGGGGGCAGGGCTGA